The following are from one region of the Tachysurus fulvidraco isolate hzauxx_2018 chromosome 24, HZAU_PFXX_2.0, whole genome shotgun sequence genome:
- the cbx3a gene encoding chromobox protein homolog 3a, with protein MGKKQTGKSRKEVEEPEEFVVEKVMDQRLVNGKVEFFLKWKGFPDTDNTWEPEENLDCPELISAFLESQKGVVENPDSNKRKSSTDEPETEESKAKRKKELNEKPRGFARNLEPERIIGATDSSGELMFLMKWKDSDEADLVPAKEANTHCPQVVIAFYEERLTWHSCPEDEQH; from the exons ATGGGTAAGAAACAGACCGGAAAGTCTAGAAAGGAGGTTGAGGAGCCTGAGGAGTTTGTGGTGGAGAAGGTGATGGACCAGCGGCTGGTCAACGGGAAGGTGGAGTTTTTCCTCAAGTGGAAAGGATTTCCAGA TACTGATAACACTTGGGAGCCTGAAGAAAATCTTGATTGCCCAGAGTTAATTTCTGCCTTCTTGGAGTCACAAAAAGGTGTGGTTGAGAACCCTGACTCTAACAAGAGGAAGTCCTCCACAGATGAGCCAGAGACTGAGGAGAGCAAGGCCAAGAGGAAGAAAGAGTTG aatgaaaaaccAAGGGGGTTTGCAAGGAATTTGGAACCGGAGCGGATCATAGGGGCAACAGATAGCAGTGGAGAACTGATGTTTCTTATGAAATG GAAGGATTCAGATGAGGCAGACTTGGTGCCAGCAAAAGAGGCCAATACCCACTGCCCACAGGTGGTCATTGCTTTTTATGAAGAGAGGCTAACCTGGCACTCATGTCCAGAGGATGAACAGCACTAG
- the LOC113640001 gene encoding putative nuclease HARBI1, with product MCRNTDSLLFLMVKDYMTILYRESTLSNRLERGEIDGFLLGDRGYPCQPNLITPYSEAEPGPQQRLNVAHCRMSARVEMTIGLLKARFQCLCHLRVTPERACDIIVACVVLHNIAIIRGEQHLPYNYKILRKTPSTLQISRMEG from the exons ATGTGCAGGAACACTGACAGCCTACTGTTTCTAATGGTCAAAGACTACATGACAATACTGTATCGGGAGTCAACCCTGAGTAACAGACTGGAAAGGG GAGAGATTGATGGCTTTCTGCTGGGAGATAGGGGTTACCCATGCCAACCAAATCTTATTACCCCTTACTCAGAAGCTGAACCAGGTCCCCAGCAGCGCTTAAATGTGGCACACTGCAGGATGAGTGCCCGGGTGGAGATGACCATAGGCCTGTTGAAAGCACGTTTCCAGTGCCTATGTCACCTCAGGGTAACCCCTGAAAGGGCCTGCGACATTATTGTGGCATGTGTTGTTCTCCATAATATTGCCATAATTAGAGGGGAGCAACACCTGCCCTACAATTACAAGATCCTGAGGAAGACCCCATCAACCCTGCAGATTTCCAGGATGGAAGGGTAG